The Peribacillus sp. FSL P2-0133 genome has a segment encoding these proteins:
- a CDS encoding MerR family transcriptional regulator, producing the protein MNKYSISEVAKELNLTTYTLRYYDKEGLLPFVERTPNGTRLFKESDINALKIIECLKSTGMPIKEIKNFIDWCTDGDSTLQQRYDMFLERKAAVEAQLEEMNKTMKLINLKCNYYKTALEAGTEDIHKNDKIGNFN; encoded by the coding sequence ATGAACAAATATTCTATTAGTGAAGTTGCAAAAGAATTGAACCTTACAACATATACCTTACGTTACTACGACAAGGAGGGACTTTTGCCTTTTGTAGAACGAACACCTAACGGAACACGACTGTTTAAAGAATCCGATATTAATGCTTTAAAAATCATTGAATGTCTTAAATCCACCGGGATGCCTATTAAAGAAATTAAAAATTTCATTGATTGGTGTACTGATGGGGATTCCACCTTACAGCAAAGATATGACATGTTCTTAGAACGTAAAGCTGCTGTAGAAGCACAGTTGGAAGAAATGAACAAGACTATGAAACTAATAAATCTTAAATGTAACTATTATAAAACTGCCTTGGAGGCTGGAACGGAAGATATTCATAAAAACGATAAAATTGGGAATTTTAATTAA
- a CDS encoding NAD(P)-dependent alcohol dehydrogenase, with translation MVTAKARAVDGPDRHFRAAEIKRRDLDLHDVLIEIKFAGICHSDIHAAHGEWGPVNYPLVPGHEIAGIVTDVGAEVTKYKVGDRVGVGCMVDSCGKCENCLKGEEQYCLKGHVPTYAGVDQYGEPTLGGYSTHIVVTEGFVVRIPDNIELDAAAPLLCAGITTYSPLNHWGAGPGKKVAVVGLGGLGHMAVKIAHAMGANVTVLSQTLNKKEDGLQFGADNYYATSDRDTFEKLAGSFDLIINTVSAKIDLDAYFSLLTLDGTMVNVGAPGEPLSLNVISLIGHRRSFAGSAIGGIRETQEMLDFCAKHNIVPKIEVISADQIDEAYERVLASDVKYRFVIDTSTI, from the coding sequence ATGGTAACGGCTAAAGCAAGAGCTGTCGACGGTCCTGACAGACATTTTCGAGCAGCAGAAATTAAAAGACGTGATCTAGATTTACATGATGTTTTAATTGAGATTAAATTTGCAGGCATATGTCACTCAGACATCCATGCTGCTCACGGCGAATGGGGTCCCGTTAACTATCCACTTGTACCAGGACACGAGATTGCGGGAATTGTTACCGATGTTGGAGCCGAGGTAACAAAGTATAAAGTCGGTGACCGAGTAGGAGTCGGATGTATGGTTGACTCCTGTGGAAAATGTGAGAACTGCCTTAAAGGGGAAGAACAATACTGCCTTAAAGGACATGTTCCAACTTACGCTGGTGTCGACCAATATGGTGAGCCTACACTAGGTGGTTATTCTACACATATCGTCGTAACCGAGGGCTTTGTTGTAAGAATTCCTGATAACATTGAACTTGACGCCGCTGCACCATTACTTTGCGCAGGCATTACAACCTACTCACCATTAAACCATTGGGGAGCTGGTCCGGGCAAGAAAGTAGCGGTTGTTGGTTTGGGAGGTCTTGGCCATATGGCAGTCAAGATTGCACATGCTATGGGTGCAAATGTGACCGTTCTATCACAAACATTGAATAAAAAAGAGGACGGCTTGCAGTTTGGCGCAGACAACTACTATGCTACTAGCGACCGAGATACATTTGAGAAGCTTGCAGGTTCTTTTGATTTAATCATCAACACAGTAAGTGCAAAGATTGATCTTGATGCGTATTTCTCCTTACTCACCCTTGATGGCACTATGGTAAACGTCGGTGCTCCTGGAGAGCCATTGTCCCTAAACGTGATATCCCTTATCGGTCATCGTCGTTCATTTGCAGGTTCCGCGATTGGAGGCATACGTGAAACTCAGGAAATGTTGGATTTCTGTGCCAAACATAATATTGTTCCTAAGATTGAAGTAATCTCTGCTGATCAAATTGATGAAGCATATGAGCGTGTCTTAGCATCAGATGTAAAGTATCGATTTGTTATTGACACTAGTACAATCTAA